The Aeromonas veronii genome includes the window CTCATTCGCACCACGCCGCTGCTGTTCACCCTGGTGCGCTACCTCGGTGCCCTCTATCTGCTCTATCTGGGTATCAAGATATTGCACGCGAACTTCGTCGCCAGACAGGAGACCGAACAGAAGGAGGCGGTGCCCGAGGAGAACTACTTCGGCAAGGCCCTGACCCTGAGCCTCACCAATCCCAAGGCAATCCTGTTCTACGTCTCCTTCTTCGTGCAGTTTGTCGACTTCAACTATGCCCACACCTGGGTCTCCTATCTGGTGCTGGCGGGCATGCTGGAGGCCATGAGCTTCGTCTACCTGACCCTGCTTATCTTCGGCGGCACCCTGATGGCCCGCTTCTTTGCACGCAAGGTGCGCCTCGCCAGGCTGGGCAATGGGCTGATCGGGCTCTTCTTCATGGGCTTCGCAGCCAGGCTGGCAACCCTCTCTTCCTGAACCCGGGGGCTGGTCAGTCCGGCCAACCCCATCCGGAGGCTCCCTTGGCGGTCACTCTGAGGTAAACTGGGTGCCTCCCGTGCTGCCATCTCGATGCATTCTCTTCCTGGCAGCCCTTCTTGAATCCTTAATAGTGCGCCCAGATGGCCGCCGGCCGGAGGGGCCATGCTCGAAAATCAGATGATGTTGTTGGCGGTGTTCGAGCGGGCGGCGCTGATGCTGATGACGCTCTTCCTGCTGACCCGTACCCGGCCGTTCCAGCGATTGTTCCAGAAGCGGGATCACACCCCGGCGGAGCTGGTGATGGTCGCCGCCATCTTCGGCCTGTTCGCCGTGTTCAGCACCTACACCGGCATCCCGGTGGAGGGGGCCCTCATCAACGTGCGGATCATCGCCATCATCTCGGGGGGCATACTGTTCGGCCCCTGGGTCGGCATCCCGGCCGGGGTCATCTCCGGCCTGCACCGCTACCTCATCGACATGGACGGTCACACCTCCATCCCCTGTCTCATCGCCAGCATCATCGCCGGCCTGCTGGCGACCTGGCTGCACCTGCGCTGCCGCAAGTCGCGGCTCTGGCTGTACGGGATCCTCGCGGGCATGGCCTGTGAGGGGCTGACCATGCTGTTGATATGGGTGCTAACAGAACCTCATGCTGTCGGTGTCGAAATTGTCAGTCATATCGCCTATCCCATGATGGCGGGAACCCTGTGTATCGGCCTCATCATCAAGCTGGTGCAGGATTTGGACGACGAGAAGGAGCTGATCGCCGCCAAGCAGGCCAAGCTGGCGCTGGACATCGCGAACCAGACGCTGCCCTTCTTCCAGAAGATCGATCGCCACTCCCTCGGCCAGGTGTGCGAGGTGATAAGACGGGAGATCAGTGCGGACGCGGTGGCCATCACCGATACCCGGGACGTGCTGGCCTACGTGGGCGTCGGCAAGGGTTACTACGAGCTGGATGAACACCACGCCATCAGCGACATGACCCAGCGGGCCGTGCTGCTCGATCAGATCATCATCAACAACGATCTGCGCCAGTACCATCTGTCGGACTTCCACTCGGTCATCATCATCCCGCTGCGGGAGAACGGCGTGGTCAGCGGTACCCTCAAGATCTATTTTCGCCGCACCCACAGCATCACCAGCTCGTTGCGGGAGATGGCGGTGGGCCTCTCCCAGCTCATCTCCACCCAGATGGAGGTGTCGCGCATCGAGCAATTGAAAGAGATGACCCGCAAGGCGGAGTTCACCGCCTTGCAGAGCAAGATCAACCCGCATTTTTTGTTCAATGCCCTCAACGCCATCTCGTCGCTCATCCGCATCCGTCCCCAGCAGGCGCGCCAGCTCATCGCCAACCTGGCGGACTATCTGCGCTACAACCTCAACAAGGGGG containing:
- the leuE gene encoding leucine efflux protein LeuE, with the protein product MFESLGVINVWTYLVGLFFIIIAPGPNSLYVLRTGATRGIGAGYKAALGVFVGDAILIFCAYLGIASLIRTTPLLFTLVRYLGALYLLYLGIKILHANFVARQETEQKEAVPEENYFGKALTLSLTNPKAILFYVSFFVQFVDFNYAHTWVSYLVLAGMLEAMSFVYLTLLIFGGTLMARFFARKVRLARLGNGLIGLFFMGFAARLATLSS
- a CDS encoding sensor histidine kinase, whose product is MLENQMMLLAVFERAALMLMTLFLLTRTRPFQRLFQKRDHTPAELVMVAAIFGLFAVFSTYTGIPVEGALINVRIIAIISGGILFGPWVGIPAGVISGLHRYLIDMDGHTSIPCLIASIIAGLLATWLHLRCRKSRLWLYGILAGMACEGLTMLLIWVLTEPHAVGVEIVSHIAYPMMAGTLCIGLIIKLVQDLDDEKELIAAKQAKLALDIANQTLPFFQKIDRHSLGQVCEVIRREISADAVAITDTRDVLAYVGVGKGYYELDEHHAISDMTQRAVLLDQIIINNDLRQYHLSDFHSVIIIPLRENGVVSGTLKIYFRRTHSITSSLREMAVGLSQLISTQMEVSRIEQLKEMTRKAEFTALQSKINPHFLFNALNAISSLIRIRPQQARQLIANLADYLRYNLNKGDELIDIQEELQQVRDYVAIEQARFGDKLEVVFEVDDVHIQVPSLLLQPLVENAILHGIQPRSAPGRVTIEVKQLAGGIRVAVRDTGYGISQAVIDGVAAGRVESRSIGLMNVHQRVKLLYGDGLQLKRLEPGTEVCFYLPDPEAMPC